From Apium graveolens cultivar Ventura chromosome 9, ASM990537v1, whole genome shotgun sequence, the proteins below share one genomic window:
- the LOC141684949 gene encoding uncharacterized protein LOC141684949 gives MEIDNNSNWMTPFINYLEKGELSEDKGKAQRLKAKAAKFFIEEGILYCRTFSSPTLKCIGPGEAQYCLMEVHEGICGDHISAKALAHKIIREGYYWPPVHQDAIDFVKKCKECQLFSNITRMSPVLPSSVLSPISFAVWGINIMGPFPRAKGDLRTSTRTSTGETPFKLAYGTKAMLSIKVGSPSHRAINFDKIANDEGLRTNIELIDEVRDQAMARMEKYKEKTKEHFSKKSKVKNFQIGDLILRDTEASDPTNTGKLMPRWEGPYKIKEVLRPGTYKLMNMDEFDIPNTWHGLRLKKFYQ, from the exons ATGGAAATAGACAACAACTCGAATTGGATGACTCCATTTATCAACTACTTGGAGAAGGGTGAGCTCTCGGAAGATAAAGGGAAGGCTCAAAGGTTAAAGGCCAAGGCAGCAAAATTCTTCATTGAAGAAGGGATACTCTATTGTCGGACCTTCTCATCTCCAACCCTAAAGTGCATTGGCCCTGGGGAGGCACAGTACTGTCTGATGGAAGTTCACGAAGGGATATGCGGGGATCATATATCCGCAAAGGCCCTAGCTCACAAGATCATAAGAGAAGGGTACTACTGGCCACCTGTTCACCAGGATGCAATAGATtttgtgaaaaaatgcaaggaatgccagCTCTTCAGCAATATCACCCGGATGAGCCCAGTCCTACCCTCTTCAGTCTTGTCACCAATCTCCTTTGCTGTATGGGGCATTAatatcatgggacccttccccagggccaaaggagacctcag AACCAGCACCCggacaagcacaggagaaacACCTTTCAAACTAGCTTATGGAACTAAAGCAATGCTATCAATTAAAGTAGGATCCCCCTCTCATCGAGCAATCAACTTTGATAAAATAGCAAATGACGAGGGGCTCAGAACAAACattgagctaattgatgaagtccgagaCCAGGCTATGGCAAGGATGGAGAAGTACAAGGAAAAAACTAaagagcacttcagcaagaagtccaAGGTCAAAAACTTTCAAATTGGAGACCTGATACTTCGAGACACGGAAGCTTCAGATCCTACCAACACTGGAAAGCTAATGCCAAGGTGGGAAGGCCCTTATAAAATCAAGGAAGTTCTAAggccaggaacatacaagctcatgAACATGGATGAATTCGATATCCCAAACACttggcatggactcaggctcaAAAAATTCTATCAGtag